From the genome of Arvicola amphibius chromosome 9, mArvAmp1.2, whole genome shotgun sequence:
CAGATATATGTGTGGGTTAACAATGAGTGTCTATGGTTATATTCAACATGGCTCACCGTTACTGAGCTAACATACTCTGGGCACAGTCTGTCCCTTCTCCTAGTAAGAGACAAAAGACTTAGCTTCCATGAGCAGGTACCTCCTGTGGGGTCTGACTATCAGACTTCATCTAAACTGGCCATGGAGAGAGGCTTGTGGAAGACCCTAgggtccatccccagcacagcaaAAATAAGTCAAACCCACGAATCAGCAGGGCCATGACCGGTGGCTGAGCAGAACCAGGAAGGAGAGATGCTTTCAGGCAGCCCAGGGTGAGTCCCCAAAGGGGGCAAGAGGGAGGCTATGCAGGTGTCTGTGGGGACTGTCTTTCTAAAGTTTGCCCACAGTTGAAGAACCACACAGAACACTGTAGAGGTTTGCAGAAGGAATGACCTTGGGTGGCGATGACCTCTGtgatcccagtgctcgggaggtaGGGCAGGGAAACCGGGTGTTCGGGGGCATCACTGGCTACATGGAGAGTTGGAGCCTTTCAAACTGAAGCGGGGTATCGGACTTTGTTGTCCTGTGGCCTTTGCTGATGTTATTAGAATTTGATCTGGAAGCTGTTGGGGTCCTTAGAAGCCCTAAGGTCCCTGGATTTTAAGCTTGAGGACTCCCTGATGAGGCTCcacccccccaagacagggtttccctgtgtagctctggctgtcctggaacttgctctgtggaccatggtggccttgaatgcagaggtctgcctgtctctgcctcccaaatcctaggtgtgcaccactactgccaccTGGGCAAGGCTCCATTTTTAGTCAAATTTGAGACCTTGAGTAAGTTTCCCCCAGCACTGAGGTCTAGGGACTTCAATGAAAGTACCAAAATTCAAAGTCCCAAACATGATGGGGACCCAGTAGGGAAATGCAAAATTTTTGGTCTCTTTCGAACGCCCATTTTCCATACAAACCCCAGCTTGTTCAGTGGTCATTCCTTCCAATAAGTCTTCCCTCACCCCTCATAAGCTTTGAAAGATAGGGCTAAAGAACCCTAGAAGATTCTGAGCCACCCTCATAGGAACCCAGCTCTTTTGCAATAGGACCTACTCAGAGCCACCTGTTCCCAAGGGTTGATGTGACTGTATCATGGATGACAAGGAAATGAATTTCCTCTGGATACTCAGATGGGTATATGGGCCTCCAGACGGTGTCAAAGAAGCAACAGGAAaggatggtgcacacttttaatcccagcactgggagacagaggcaagtggatctctatgagttccaggccaaccagggctacatagtaagaccctgtttaaaaacaaaacaaagacactgTGTTCAGCAGATCCAAGGAAGACTGTTTCAAAATTCAGGCATTTAaggaagtggggtgggaggaagggctAAAACACTAGCCAAATGCCTAAGTCTTTGATATGATCCTTCTAGAAAAATGCTCCAGGCTTAGAACAATGCTTGGGCAaagtagatgctcaataaatatataCATCAGAGGAGTAACTAGGAGATAATGAAGATACAGCCCTGCACACTCCCAAACCCCAGTCTCATAAATTCTGCCTCTTATGCAAATGCATGCTGTCCTCAGAGGGCAAATGGTATTCCACCTGGAAAAGTACTAAATAGAGAAAATACCCtaactgagatgggaagacaATGTCCTAGCATGGGGAATGAAGTAGACAGAAGTAACTGTGTGAGCCCAGTGTGGCGctgtatgcttgtaatcccagcactcaggaacctggagcagaagggcctagagttcaaggctagcctggtctacaagagctagtgtcaggacaggctacaaagcaacacagagaaaccctgtctaaaaaaaacaaaagaaaaaaaagaaagaaagaaagaaagagagaaagaaagaaggaaagaaagaaaccaacgTGCTTTCAGTCTTCCCCATTtggcagatgaagaaactgaggcccaagtaaattaaatttctttaaggTATCACAGGATACAGGGTAGCTTTGAACCCAGGTTTGAACCcagttttgcttgcttgcttgcttgcttttgattACATGGCTACACATAGTGTTACTTCAACCTCAGAAAAAAACACCCTAATATACAGAATGATACAGTGGCTTGCCCAAGACCACACAGCAGGGCTTGAACTCTTGCTTCGGAAACTTTCCAACTGTTCTCCTCCCCAGCCCACCTGACTGCCCCTGCCTTGGCTCACCTGCGCTCTTGCCCGAAGAGGCGCTCCACCTCTGCCCGGCCAGGGCTGCGGGTACGGCCCTCGTTGCTGCCCTGTGCCTGGGGCTCTGGACCCCTCTGGGCCAGCCTCCTGGGTGGGGGCAGGTCAGCCAGCATGGTGTACTCCTCCCTTTCCAGGTTGTGTCTGGTTTCCCCTGGGGGTGCTGAGCCCCGAGAACCTGAGctacctgggggaggggagggggccaGGAGACCTAAATCACTGGGTGGGTGACGGGGAGGAGAGGAGGCTCTGGGTGCATCCCGATAACCGATGCATACTTGGGGGGGCAGCAGTGGGGAACCATGCAGAGAGTCAATAGAAGGGGCAAGGCTCTCCATACTGGTCCCAGGAGGATCCTGGAAAAAGAGGGAAGGCTCAGGGGCCTGGCGTggtggggaggaaaaggagggggcaTCTCTGTGTCCAATACATACaggagtggggatgtggggagGTTCATGCAGAGAGTCTGTGGAAGGGACCAGACTCTCTGTGCTGGCCCTGGGGAGATCCTGGAAGAAGGAGGGCTCTGGGAACTGGCGTGGTGGGGAAGAGGCCCGGGGGGCATCACGGTACCCAATGCACACTGGTGGGGGAAATTGTGGGGGATCATGCTGAGGGGACTCGTTCTCAGCATCTGACATTtctgggaggaaggggaagggatcAAACTGGGCATGACGAGGTGGTGAAGTGGCCCAGGGGGCATCACGGTGCCCAATACACACTGCAGGTGGCATGTAGGGGGGTTCGTGGTGGGGCGATTCGCTCTCAGAGGAGCGGGGATCTGGAAAAAAGGGGAAAGGGTCATACTGAAAATAGCGAGGGGGCGAAGAGGCGCGAGGTGCATCCCTGTGCCcaatgcacacagcacacagtggctGGAAGGGCTCTGAAGCGGTCTGGGGAGCCCCTCGTGCTGGGTGCAGAGGTGATGAAGTCCGAGAGGCACTAGGATGGCCTGGATTATGAGAGGAGGTGGCTAGGGATGGGGAATAGTGTTGGGGAGGGTCGTGGTGGGCTAGTCTGGTAGGCGCTGTAGTCTGAGGCCTGTCCACCTGGGTTGGTCGGAGAGAAATGGATGCCCAAGGCACCTGATTTTGTTTGGTGCGAGGTGGAGATGAGGTTCGAGGACCCCCACTCTGGGTTGGCCGAAGGGGAAAGGAGGCCCAAGGGATATCTTTGTTGGTACGGTGGGGAGAAGGGTTCCTGGAGCTATTGCCCTGAGTGGCACGGCGGGGAGATGATGGTCCTGGGTTGTCTTTTTGGGTACAGGCACTTCGGAGATgctcccatctactgcaggaggctGTAGTCTTGTCTCCTTGGGTAGAAGGGGTCCTGGGGGTGTTCTGTGGTATGCAGGAAGTCCTGGGGTTGTCCCGCTGGGTGGTTCTGTTGGGAGAGGAGGTTCTGGGATTGTCCCTCTGGGCACAGGGAGTCCTGGGGTTGTCCCGCTGGGTCCTGGGGTTGTCCCGCTGGGTGGTTCTATTGGGAGAGGAGGTTCTGGAGTTGTCCCTCTGGGCATAGGGAGTCCTGGGGTTGTCCCGCTGGGTGGTTCTGTTGGGAGAGGAGGTTCTGGGATTGTCCCTCTGGGCACAGGGAGTCCTGGGGCTGTCCCGCTGGGTCCTGGGGTTGTCCCGCTGGGTGATTCTGTTGGGAGAGGAGGTTCTGGAGTTGTCCCTCTGGGCACAGGGAGTCCTGGGGTTGTCCCGTTGGGTGGTTCTGTTGGGAGAGGAGGTTCTGGAGTTGTCCCTCTGGGCACAGGGAGTCCTGGGGTTGTCCCGCTGGGTCCTGGGGTTGTCCCGCTGGGTCCTGGGGTTGTCCCGTTGGGTGGTTCTGTTGGGGGAAGAGCTTCTGGGATTGTCCCTCTGGACACAGGGAGTCCTGGGGTTGTCCTGCTGGGTGGTTCTGTTGACAGAGGAGGCTTGGGCACAAGGAGATGATGCGATGTGGGGGCCACCTTTGGGTGTAGAGGTCTTGAGGCTCTCTGAAGTGGCTCTGAGGGGAGAGGAAAGTGGAGCGCTGCTTTGTTGGGTGGACATGGTTCTATGAATGTCCCTTTGGGACACTCTTGAAGGAGAGGACGTTCTGGGGCTATTCCGCTGTGTGACTAAGCTCCTGGGGGTGTCTCTTTGGGTGTTACGGGGTAGAGAGGGAGCTTGGGAGGTTTCTGGTGCAGAAGCATCCTGGAAGACATCCCTTTGAGCAGAAGCAGCCTGGGTGGTAGTCCGAGGCCCACTCAGTGGTGTCCCAGAAGAAGCATGGGTTTGTTCTGCGCGACGTCGCTCCAAGGAGAAGTAGCCGCTTTCTGCCCGCAGCTTCACCCAGTGCTGACCAGCACTCTGTCCCCCACTGCCGGAATCTAGGGAGAAATGGGGAAGTTTAAGGTGAGGAGAGGGATCCAAGAAGGACAGAAAAATCAAGGCATCCCCCAGCCTGATTCTAATAGGTATCAGTGTCTGGTCTAAGAGACACACCTTTGCCATTCAGGCTGAGACCAAGCTTAGACACCGGTCTGCTGCCAGGCCAGGGATTCACAATAACTCATGGAAAGGTACCAGGGCAAGAAGGTCATGGATATGTCAAAGGAGACCAAAACTGTGGAGAGCAACGAccccagagagggagagggagagggagaccaGGAGTACTTGTCTGATGACCTCGACTCCTTGCTTCTACTTCCCAGATGGGATGCCCACAAATCATCCCAACTTCTAAGGAACCCCTTTTGTGGGTGCCACAGCACAGGACCCGTGCCTATACATACACTTGCTACCCCTCCTACCCCAGAGGCTCATCCCAGACTCTGGAAATGTGCACAGCTAAGGCCGCCCTTGATGAATGGGCACCTGtgtgtctgcacagagcagaTTGGGTATCTGACTGAGCTATCGACTGTGACAGTTAATATTGTCAACAGGATGTACTCGCCCAGGGGACAAAcccctgggcatgtctgtgagagagtttCATGATTGGGTTaattgaagaaattgaagaaacatGGGGAGCATCATCCAATGTGCTTGTGTCCCAGAGTGGataagaaggagaaaacaagcGAGGGTCAGTGAGAGGGCTCAGCCGGTAAATGTGCTGTGGCGAGGCCTGATATTGCGAGTTCcaccccaggacccacgtggtggggagaactgactccaggAGGCTGTCTCCTGATCCTCACGCAAGCTCCTCggcacatgcgcacacgcatgTATGTAAACTCATACCCATGCACGAATAAATGAGtgaatctttgtttgtttgtttttgttttgtttttcgagatagggtttctctgtagctttagagactgtcctgtcttgtagaccaggctggcctcgaactcacagagatccacctgcctctgcctcccgagtgctgggattaatccaacaataaattttttaaaaagagaggacACACGGGGGCAGGAGAGCCTGCACTGGGTGCCAGCATTCatctaggccagtggttctcaacctgtgggtcgtgacccctggaaggttgaatgaccctttcacaggggtcacctaaggttataggaaaacacagatatttacactatgattcataacaatagcagaattatagttaggaagtagcaacaaaaataatgtcatGGTTGGGGAGTCActgcatgaggaaggttgagaaccactgcactagagGCCTCCTGACTGCAGATCCACGGTGACCAGTCATcatactcctgccaccatgcctcccctGCCATGCTGGATTGTAGCCTTGTCTTTCTGTCCTTAAATTTCTTTTGCCAGGTATAAAGTAACTAACACTTTAGGCACCTCAAGGGCTTCAGGGGTTCTGGCCTCAGGGGTGAATGTGCTGCCCTCAAGAGTGACCATGTCACAGCTCCTGGCTGCTATAAACTGGGGGTCAACCACCACCCTTTTCAGTCCCTTAACCATCAACTGTGTGTGCTCCTGtccctcctcttgaagtagcaaGCTAAGAGTGCCTTCACGAGGACACACCTCCTTTCACATACCTCCCCTCTTTCCAATCTTGCTACACTGGTAGCTGGTGTCCCTGAAGTCTGAACTCTCAACACTGGAGTGTCCCTGAGGCCCCCTAAGATGTCCTCTAAATCCACTTGCTTCTGTCATCTCCAGTCCACAGCCCCAAACCCAAGGTCACTGTCATTTTTGCTCAGATAATCCCAGTAGCTCTCCCCCAAAGCATGAATGCCCTTTTCCAAGAGTCATCGTCCCCCCAACAAAGCACGGTGAGTAAGTCTGCCCTGCTCACAACCCTTGAGGGGCAGACAGGTAAGGAACGGCCAGGAACCTGTCATAGGAGGAAGGACCAGAGGAGACCAGGTGACTAAATGCCGTGGGAGATCCGGCATTAAGTcccaggacagaaaaggatttggGACTGGTGGTGACCGTAACCTTAGCACTAGCCTTGAGAGATGGAGGGTGCAGGGGGTGCGAGAGGATTGCTGCCAGGTTGAGGCTGCCTGGGGCTCCAGAGTTTGAAGCCGGCCAGGGCTGCATAACAAGATCTTgtaacaaacaaacccaaagggACCATAGAAGGAAAAGCGGTGGATCTGATTAGCCTGCAGTTTACAGTTGTCTTAATGTTCTTTGAGTAAGGGCCTAGGGTTTCACTGCTAGGGAAGTGCTGAGACACATCCCAGCCCCCACccatggtatttatttatttattatttatttatttatttatttatttatttatttatttattatttattatttatttatttttgagacagggtttctctgcatagtagccctggctgtcttagaactcactctgtagaccaggctggcctcgaactcagagtgtTGGGATAATGTTTCTTATCTCCAGCCTCTGCATACAATTGTTCATGAAGCTAACATCCAGGGACCTGGGCAAAGAGTACAATAGTCACTATAGCTACCATCTTGGCAAATCTAAGATTATTTCAAaacgaaaagaaagaaaataccctCTAGGGGCTTCCTGCTGGATTTGGAATGAGACCCAGGCTGTGCAGGGGTtgtctcctctctccatcccaccCTCGCTCACCTCTCAGGGTCCAGCACCCACTCTTTGAGGTCCTCCAACACAACACAGGATCCTCACCTTCCAGGGCCATTGCTCTTGCTGCTACCTCTGTCTGGAGTGGACAGGGTCCCTCTAGTGCGTCTGTTTCCTGGCCAAGGGCTGCCTTCCATGGACCTTCCTTTTGCCTATCCCCTTGATTAACTGCTCTTCCCCTAGCAGTGCTGTGTGACAGGGTCTTCGATCCCATAGTGCCTCTGGAACTTGCAGAGGTGAGCAGCACACAGTAGGTTTGCAGCTCGCACAGTAGGTGAGCAGCACACAATAGGTTTGCAGCTCACACAGTAGGTGAGCAGCACACAGTAGGTTTGCAGCTTGCACAGTAGGTGTGCGGCACACAGTAGGTTTGCAGCTCACACAGTAGGTTTGCAGCTCGCACAGTAGGTGAGCAGCACACAGGTTTGTAGCTCGCACAGTCGGTGAGTGGCACACAGTAGGTTTGCAGCACACAGTAGGTTTGCAATTCACACAATTCTCCCCcctctggttttgtttctccCTCGCCTGCAGTGGGCCTAGTCTTTGTGCCATATACTGGCTTAGCTGTCTCCTGCCACCCCACCCATCAAGATGCCCCAGGAGCCTGTCTCACAGGATGAGGCCTCCATGCAAGGCAGGTACACAGCTGTGCTTGGGCAACCTGTGTCCTAAGTTCCCTCTCCTCCAGTGAGCAGTGCCAACCAGGATGCGCCTAGCAGAGGCTCGGTCCCTGACTGCAATGCTGCAAGTGGCCACCAGGTGGACAGCGGCCACCGAGTCTGGCTAAGTAGGTCACAGGGAGGACACCACCCACTGCCTAGGGACTTTCAAGAGCCAGGAAGCAAAGCCTGGCTGTGTGGggcctgtctgtaatcccagcacggagGAGGCGGAGACAAGAGGGTCAGGAAttccagagcagctgcagctACAGAATCCAAAGCTCATTTGAAccaggatcacaggcatgtacccCCAACACCCAACTGGAGCATTTTAGCGTCAGGATTTGAAAGGGAAGGGATGAGGTGCTGTGTGCTATCCTGTCCCCAAGCATCACTGAgtggcctcttggctgctgcagCATCTGCAAAGCTCCCCAGCCTCAGAGAGCCTTTTCCCTGCAGGTCAAGTGTGGTCTGAGGAACACTGTGAGCATCCTTGATCATCCTGTTGGCAGGGAACCTCTTGTCCTGGGATTCAGCATCAGCATTAGCCAGTGACAACTCCGGGCTGAACTGGGAATTACTAGGTGGCTCACCTGACTTCTCATCCTGCTGCCTCACTCTGCTCCAATGCATTCTGATTTTGCACCCAGAACCATCCCAAGCCATAGGTTTGATAATGTCACTCCTCACCCGCTGCCCTAACTGTGATTAGAGAAAAGAATTCCAACTCCTTGGCAAGACTGAGGAGGCCCAGCACAGCCTACCCATGTGTGCACTCCATCCACATTTAAACTGCAGCTGCTAATGGGCCACATAGCCCTGACTCCTTGCCCTGCTTTCCTATGCCAGCCCTGTACCCatctgtggtggcacacatctttaatcctagctcaagaggcaaaggcaggtggatctctgtgagttcaaggccagcttggtctatagagtgagttccaggacagtctgggctacacactcaaaaagcaaaaacaaaccaaaacaaaagatctcttctcttcccccatgCCTGTGTCTGCTCCTCCTCTGTCCTGGACCACTAGAGCTAGTCCCTGTCTGCCTGCTTTGCTAGATACTGAGCTTTCTAGGGCAAGGGTCCATGGTAACTCAACCTGAGACCCCTAGCATCTTCACCCAAACGTCACATCTGCGTATTGATGAGACTCCTGCAAGGACCATGGAAAGCCAGGACTGCCatcaggggaggaggaggggcttcTGGCATTCTAGCTCCAACTCCTGACCACACTGAAGTGAGATACCTGGTCAGAATTGGGTACCCACCATACTGAACTCACATCCCAGCAAGATGCTGGCCAAACTCTCCAACCTCCATGGACTTGGCATAACAGTagcgccccccccccatctctctctgtctctctctttttctctttcccagaacaGCACTCTGACTTCCTCTGGggaccctcccctcctcctagcTCAGGCTATGGGGTTTGCATAGGAGACCAAACTTGGTGATGAAGATGACCCCCAGTGACCCCTGTGAGAACTGTCCTGAGACTGTAGTCACAGGAAAGATGTGCCCTTCTTCTGTGGGACACAAGCTGGCCCCTCTGGTGATCAGCATGCTGTTTCTAGAGAAGTGTCTGACTAAGAATGGGACcacgccaggcagtggtgacacacgcctttaatcctagcactggagaggcagaggcagaggtgaagctctgtgagttcaaggccagcctggtctacagagggagttccaggacagccagggttacacagagaaacactgactcaaaacacaacaaacaaacaaacaaacaagaatggaGCCACTTCAGCAGAAGTTCAGAATGGAGAGGAGATTTGGGCACTGTCTGAACACCTGGGCCCAGCCACACCTGAAGTCCCTGTCCATTCTATTTATGCAGGCGCTCCACTTGTGTTCAGCCCGCTTCAGTCTCTTATTAGAGGTCCTAATCTTTCAACTGAGGGAAAGCATCCTTAAGCTAGGCAGCGCGGCACATGAAATAAGAACTTCTATTATTGAGATTTGGacccttagggctggagagatgactcagtgatttgagcactggctgctcatccagaggacctgggttcaattcccatcacccacatggcag
Proteins encoded in this window:
- the LOC119823639 gene encoding TRIO and F-actin-binding protein-like, whose protein sequence is MRDPEELPDRLQEEGTKGPFSGREDSRRTLESQRAHEESLSRPLDKGPRSPSKTMLHLVAGPGENSSDADSHLVAALWVCLFFQEMETVYVVYIDPKLALTGSSCLTVLRSWDWVKNPPNLLGRRATREHVSSPLAAHSIFQATSASRYLKLKTGGWQSNSLRFGSPASCQAAFNYLDLIPGNLMPSSGLHGHLRRAVYIYTPRASLPTQGAARATATVPGAGLQGPQGDSHQTCSQEPHSPSSAEAPYCDLPCCPPAPQDPLGTTTCAGHSVEGLDLRQGPQRGWSPTAALPAEGPTTAPRNRHQDPEALPYLEGLACSSRDNEGANSDTSSSQDSSTPHETSNSSSVDWDTVERPGVVSNAYRLNVMIPRRPQEGLKADSARRVTKSPARGDTVGQRKEDSGSGGQSAGQHWVKLRAESGYFSLERRRAEQTHASSGTPLSGPRTTTQAASAQRDVFQDASAPETSQAPSLPRNTQRDTPRSLVTQRNSPRTSSPSRVSQRDIHRTMSTQQSSAPLSSPLRATSESLKTSTPKGGPHIASSPCAQASSVNRTTQQDNPRTPCVQRDNPRSSSPNRTTQRDNPRTQRDNPRTQRDNPRTPCAQRDNSRTSSPNRTTQRDNPRTPCAQRDNSRTSSPNRITQRDNPRTQRDSPRTPCAQRDNPRTSSPNRTTQRDNPRTPYAQRDNSRTSSPNRTTQRDNPRTQRDNPRTPCAQRDNPRTSSPNRTTQRDNPRTSCIPQNTPRTPSTQGDKTTASCSRWEHLRSACTQKDNPGPSSPRRATQGNSSRNPSPHRTNKDIPWASFPLRPTQSGGPRTSSPPRTKQNQVPWASISLRPTQVDRPQTTAPTRLAHHDPPQHYSPSLATSSHNPGHPSASRTSSPLHPARGAPQTASEPFQPLCAVCIGHRDAPRASSPPRYFQYDPFPFFPDPRSSESESPHHEPPYMPPAVCIGHRDAPWATSPPRHAQFDPFPFLPEMSDAENESPQHDPPQFPPPVCIGYRDAPRASSPPRQFPEPSFFQDLPRASTESLVPSTDSLHEPPHIPTPVCIGHRDAPSFSSPPRQAPEPSLFFQDPPGTSMESLAPSIDSLHGSPLLPPQVCIGYRDAPRASSPPRHPPSDLGLLAPSPPPGSSGSRGSAPPGETRHNLEREEYTMLADLPPPRRLAQRGPEPQAQGSNEGRTRSPGRAEVERLFGQERR